One Lepus europaeus isolate LE1 chromosome 17, mLepTim1.pri, whole genome shotgun sequence genomic window, ttgacaaaggtatgAAAGCAATTCAGTGGAGGAAAGATtgctttttcaacaaatggtgctggagcaAGAGGGTATCCATGGGGGGAAAATGAACCTTGACCTAAACTTTACACTTTATACAGAAAATGAACTCAAAACGGGCCACAGATTCACAAAACAGATTTATAAAACTTTTAgcaaaaaataggagaaaatctttGCAATCTAGTGCTAAAAGCAAGGAGTTCTGAGACTTGACTCTCAAAGTACAATCCAAAAAAAAGGGAATACTGATGAATTGGGTGaagtcaaaatttaaaatttttactgcacaaaggcaaagagaatgaaaagacaagctacaGACTGGGAGACAAATATTTACATGCCATATATCTGGAAAAGGACGTGTCTAGAAGATATAAATAACTTTCAAGgctcaacagtaaaaaaaaaaaattcagttagaAAAGGGGCAAGACACAAAAACATGTTTGACTTAAGAGGACACAgactgcaaaaaaacaaaaaccagaaaaaaaaaaccacaaaaagctgttcaatatcattagccaccagggaaatgaaaattaaagccaCAAGGAGATGTTACTGCCTAAGCCATCAGAatagctaaaaattaaaaatagtcacAACACCAAAATCTGGCAAGAATGAAGATCACTCATATGTTTAcactggtggaaatgtaaaatggtaagGCACTCTGGAGAGCAGGCTGGCAGCTTGTTAAAGCACTGAGCATCGTGTGATCCTCCAATAGCACTGCTGTACATTGATCCTATGAAGATAAAAACTGAGGCCATATAAAAACTTGTTCActgcggtttttttttttaaagatttatttatttatttatttatttgaaaggcagagctacacagagagagaaggagagcggggagggaggaggggtcttctatccactggttcactccccaattggccgcaacagccagaaatgtgccgatccaaagccaggagccaggaacttcctccaggtctcccatgtgggtgcaggggcccaaggacttgggccatcttctactgccctcccaggccatagcagagagctagattggaagaggagcagccgggactagaaccggtgctcatatgggatgcaggcactgcaggcggcggccttacccactacgccacagcactggcccctactgcAGTTTTTATCAGCCAAATACTGTCCTTGGGGctactgttgtggcacagtgggttaagctactacttgtGACACAGGAAACCCATATCAAAgtgtggtttgagttccagctgctgctccacttgtggtCCAATTCCCGGCTAATGTActagggaaagcaatagaagatggccaagtacttgggcctctgccaacatgtggcagacctgggtggaattcctggctcctggctttggcctgacccagacctggctattgcaatcatttggggagtgaaccactggatggaagttctcctctctctgaagctctgcctttaaaataaataaatcttaaaaaaaaaaaaaacaaaaaaacacgaAAAACCTATCCTTTAACAGGTAAATAATTAAATTGGCTATTCCATGGTACAGCCATCCCATGGAATAGTACTcagcaatgaaaaagaatgaCATATTGATACATGCAGTGACCTAGATGAATCTCTAGagaattatgctgagtgaaaaaagctaATCCCCAAAAGCTATATATACTGTGTCCACAGTGTCTTCAACTGACAAAATTATACAAACGGTGAGCATATGTGGTCTCTCGGGGTGCAAAGGtatgggggcaggggtgaggaggtgCAGCCATCAAAAGGCGACATGAAGGCTCCCGTGGTGTTGGGACTATTCCGTACTACAACTGTATTGATGTCAATACTCTGGTTGTGAAATCAGTATACAGCTTTTTAAGATGTTCCCATTTGGAGGAAACTGGCTAACAGATACATGGGATCTATCTGTATTACATTTATTACAATTGCTGTGAACCAAAAATGATTTCAAAGTAAAAAACTTAatttaggggcctgcactgtggtgtaataggctaagctACACCTGTggcatatgaacactggtttgtgtcccggctgctcctcttctgacccagctctctgctgtggcctgggaaagcagtggaagatggcccaagtgcttgggcccctgcccccacgtgagagacccagaagaagctcctggctcctggctcagatcagctcagctccagctattgcagccatttggggagtttactagtggatggaagacctttctctctgtctctccctctctttgtctgtaactctgcctctcaaataaataaatagaacctttaaaaaaaatgtaaaacatatgtAATAACAGTATATGGGAGCatacacttttttgtttgcctcaggcttcagaatggctctGAACTTGACCAGCATTTCATCTCAAATTCTTCTTGGCTTACCCAGCCAAGAACTGGGGATCAGGGCCTGACTGCACATAGATTATGTGAAGAAAGAACTCTCTGGGAAAGCCTGGGCTCTGAATGCCTTCGGCCTTTTACTCTCTCCTTCACGTCCCTCCACATTCTATTTTTCAGACTTTGGCCTCTTGAAAGCTGACTGACAcgtccctggttcactctctctaAGGATGGTCCAGGATCACTCACGGCACCATCACTCAGGATGCTTCTTCCAATGCATATTCCTGGGCCCAGCTGTAACTGAATACCTAAAAGAATTCTAACGTTCCCTTAAACTTAAGAACcaacagggggccggcactgtgacttagcaggtaaagtcacctcctgcagtgccaccatcctatatgggtactggttccagtcccggctgctccacttccaatccagctctcttcaatggcctgggaaagcagtagaagatggcccaggtccttggatccctgcacccacgtgggagatccggaagaagctcctggctcctggctttggatcggcacagctccggctgttgcggccaattggagagtgaaccatcagatggaagacctctctctctctgcctctcctctctgtgtatagctctgcctttcaaataaataaataaatctttttttttttttttttttttttttggacaggcagagttagacagtgacagagagaggcagagagaaaggtcttcctttttccattggttcatcccccaaatggctgccacggccaacgcactgcgccaatccaaagccaagagccaggtgcttcctcctggtctcctatgtgggtgcagggcccaagcacttgggccatcctccactaccctcccgggccacatcagagagctggactggaagaggagcaaccgggacagaatctggtgccccaaccaggactggaacccggagtgccagcgccgcaggtggaagatcagccaagtgagtcatggcaccagccaataaataaataaatcttaaaaaaaaaaaaaaaaaaaagaaccaacagGGCTCAACTTTGTCTTAAGCCAGGATTTTCTGGAGGAGGAACAAGGAGTTAACACATTGGGATGTGCTCTGAAAGGGAAGAGACTGAGTGGGGGCTCCgcaccagccctggctcctgctccaaTGAGGATGCAGATgaccccccatccccaccccctccccgacTGCTGCCCTTGTTTGGAGGCTCACCGCAGAGTTTGGCTCAATGAGGCGATGCTGCAGCTTCTGTGCCTCTTCCCATTGTCCCGTGAGACACAGCCGCTCCAGTTGGCACACCTGGGCGCCCAGGACATTGGCCAGGGCACACACGCCCCCCACACCTCCTGCCAGAGCAAGATACAGAACATCAGCCAGAAATGCTTCCCACAGGGGATCCCAAGCCCTGGTCCCTGCGCCCCTTCATTCTTGGGGACACAGGATGTGGATTTCTCTACTCTGGTGGGCCACATCAAAGGCACGTTCTGTGAGTGCAGAGTACACATTTCCAGAGAGAATGCTGCTTGCAGGCCCAGAGCTGCTCTGGtagggcagggagcagggcctgaAGGCAGCTCAAAGCCAGGTCCTTCCCCGCACCCCACCACTTGCCTCGGCCAGGCCCACCTGTCAGCGGACCCCTCCAGCATTCCCCAGTAGTCCCCTGAGTCttccggcctggaagagggtgaAGTGGACTGGAAGCCTTTGCTCTTCTGAAAtcttattccccccccccccccccagagaattcagcctgggacagcagtgggggcagggatggaaagagctctgggcacagggtTGGGAGTCTGGGCATTTCCTTCCactggctgtgtgatcttggacaagtcaCAGGTCCTCTCTAGTCTGCTTTGTTCTCTTCCAGGCAAATGAGCAGGCTGGGGTCTCAGAAAGCCTTGCCACCTCTGACAGGCAGGAGAGGCCTCGAGACTGGAGCGAGAGCAGAGGATATGGAATAAGCTGACACTACACAGGGCTGGCGTTCTCTAGGCCTCACGCTACTTTGCTTTGTAGGGTAGAAACTCGGGCCCAGAGAGGGTGGGTGCTTGCCCAGTGTGATGCGGTGAACAAATGGCCGAGCCGAGATTCCAGCTCAGATCCTCTGTCTCCAGAGCTGTGCTCTTTCCAGCAGCTCTGCTCTCAGGAGCAAggtggaaatggcttctctctccaACCCTGCAAGGATGTAGGAGATGTGCAAGGACCCAGACAACAAGCTGAAGTCTGCAGTGACCAGAGGGAAAGGAAGCAGCCCCGTCTCCTGTGGGATTGAAAAAGTCACGCAAACCTGTACTCAGTGGGGCTGCAGCTGGCAGGAACAGAtgttccctccctgccttccctggctCAAGGACAACCTGAACCCTAGGACCTTGACCCCAACAGACAAGAGCAGGTGGTCTCAGTGACATTCCTAGGATCCTGGCCTGGAACGGCACCTGACGATTTATTCCAGCCTAggactgagagagaggaagatgaacTCCTGGAGTAGGGAGGAGGTCCCTAATGTCTCTGCCCTCTGAGAATGATTTACATGGAAAGATTAGAGCAGCCAAGTTTGTCATCCAAGAGTGGGCTCAAGGTTTAGAGCAAACTGCAAGTGTCCCTCCTATAGGCCGGGAATTGTACTCTGCCACCTTCCTCCACCCAGTGTGGTCACAGTCAAGCacccaagcaagcagggcggccagggctccagggttTCAGAGCAGGCAGGCTGGCAGCCActctctgcagccccagccccagccctcattGTCTCTCCTGGCCGACCCGGCTGCCTGGCAGGATCCTGGTCACCCCCGACAGTTTGAGAGCAGCAGGCAGCCTACCCAAGGCATAGCTGGCCAGCAGGAAGCCAGCCGATCCAGCCAACACCTGGAAGTCCTGCTTCCTGGTCTTGTGCACGATCAGCCCGATCCTGGTGGCCTGCAACAGCAAACGCCATGTGAGAGCTGGGCCCCGCCTCGGCCTGGAGGAAGCCCAGACACGTGTGGGAGAACAAGGGCCCGGTTCCCTGAGCAATGCCCTGAAGTTGAAAGCCACAGAGAGCCTGCACCAGGGAAAGAacccaagcaggagccaggggctgacaGAGACCTGAGAGCTGCCCTGAAGCTGGCAGTCAAAGCGCTAGAGTCCAGAGACGGAGGAGCGGGGCCCCGGCCGGGAGCTGCTGCCACTCACGTCACCACCGCTGTCCTTCATGCCCACGATATTCGGGTGCTGGGAAAGTGTGACAACCGCGTCCACAGGCAGGTCCAGCCCTGTGTTGGCTGGGACGCTGTACAGTACCACAGGGATCGGGGACAGGTCAGCAACCTGGGGGcgcagagaaaagagggagaggacaGCTGCCCCAGGTCCTTTGACAAGCCAGAGGCTTGCTTCTGCTGGCCCACGGCACCGCAGGGCCACCTGGACAGCTCTACCTCCCACCTGTAAGCCAAGGTGCTGCACACCCTGACTGTAAGTGAGTGGGTGATGTCTACGAGCGGTCCCCAAAGGctcatgggaaatgcacattatcttttcatCACACCTTTCCACAGTGGTTTTGAAGCCCCCTTTTGTCGAGTGCCTTCTGTAAACCAGACAGTTCCAAGCCCTATGTGCTTCTGATCTCATTTATTCCTCGCAACATCCCTGCAAGGTAGATACCATCATCCCTTCCATATTAGAGGGGAGAAAActgtggcacagagaggttaGGCAAGTTATTCCATGTCACACAGTGATGCAATTGGCATGCCACCATTTCCTGAGCTGTATTGCCAGGAAGTAggctcacccccccaccccagcttctcTCACTCCTCTCCTGGGGCAGAGCCGCTGCCTCACCCACCTCCTCTTggtccctggcctctgccccatgCCCAGCCTCACACCCACCTTGGTGTAGTGATGGATGAGGGCGGCACTGTCCATGCGGCCACGATAGTAGCAGGGGGTCACCACCAGGGCGGCGTCAGCCCCGACCTGCGCCATGCTGACCGTCATCTCCACTGTGGCTTGAgtggctgcaggaggaggaaggagggtggtgaGGGCAGGAGGAACGAGACTTGTGCCAGGGACACTGGGGTGAGCAACGGGGTCTGGGCATGTCCAGAAGGGGCAGAACAAGTAGGTGGAACCCGACCAaaggccgggagcctggagctccacagccccacagcccacCCCCAGGACCCAGGGAATCCTGGCCTCACACTCGCAGCCGGAGCCGGCTAGCAGGAGCTTGTCCTTGGGAATAACCTGGCGCACACGGCTGACCACCTCCAGGCGCTCGCTGCTGGTCAGGAAGGGGAACTCGCCGGTGGAGCCCTGGACCACGAAGCCTGCAACAGAGCACCCATCACAGCGACTGACACCATCTTACCCCCTTATAAACCACCAGGACACTGGCGTtcaacaaccccccccccccaagtgccTACCTCCCCAACACGTGTTTCTCAACACATTTCTTCCCTGATGCCAGCAGGTGCAATGCTAGTGTTCAtatcatttgtatttgtttaaaaaattattttatttatttgaaaggcagagttacaaagagagaggagagacagagagagaatcttcacctgctggttcactcctcaaatgactgcaatggctggggctggaccaggctgaagccaggagccagggaacttcttccaggtctcccacatgtgtggcaggagcccgagcacttgggtcatcttccactgctttcccaagccattagcagagagctggttcgcaagtggaacaaccaggtctcgaactagtgcccatatgggatgccagtgttacaggcaatGGCCCTTTTTCTTTGCCTTAATGAAATGCTTCAGCCACACCAAAAAGAATAGACAATAATATAAGTCACAACTGTACTCCCAGCACCCATGGGAACCCTCCCCGATCACCTTCCTCTTTCTTAGCTCTCTGTCAGACTCAGGTATTTATTGTTTCCATTTGTGTCTTTATCTACTTCAGACAGACATATGGACCCATGAACAAGACATgcggggtcttcaaaaagttcatggagaggctggcattgtggcatagccagtaaagctgctgcctgcaacgccagaaTCCTATTTGGACactggtttaagttccagctgttggctggtgccacggctccctaagctaatcctccgcctgcggtgccagcaccccaggttctagtcccagtcggggcgccggattctgtcccggttgctcctcttccagtccagctctctgctgtggcccgggagtgcagtggaggatggcccaggtccttgggccctgcacctgcatgggagaccaggagaagcacctggctcctggcttcagatcggcacagcacgccggccagcTGCAACGCACTgttgtagcagccacttgaggggtgaaccaacggaaaaaggaagatctttctctctgtctaactctgcctgtcaaaaaaaaaaaaaaagttccagctgctccacttccaatccaacaccctgctaatgtacctgtgaaagcagtggaggatggcccaagtccttgggcccctgaacccacgtgggagacctggaagaagcttcaggctcctgactttagcctggtccagccctggccattgaggccctctggagagtgaaccagcagatggaagaattctctttctccctaattctgcctttcaaataaataaatcttttcttaaaagaaaaagttcatggaaaatgtgtgttgggAAGAATTATGTggttctggcattgtggtgcagtggtttaagctactgcttgtgacaccagcctcccatatcagagcaccagttctagtcctggctgttccacttctaatccagcttctcgctaatgtgcctgggaaggtggcagatgatggcccatgtgcttaggcccctgccaaccaatgtggcagatccagatggagttcct contains:
- the HOGA1 gene encoding 4-hydroxy-2-oxoglutarate aldolase, mitochondrial isoform X2 — protein: MFPYVQLMSTSSVTARANLPGLRGPGLHRRVPLPDQQRAPGGGQPCAPATQATVEMTVSMAQVGADAALVVTPCYYRGRMDSAALIHHYTKVADLSPIPVVLYSVPANTGLDLPVDAVVTLSQHPNIVGMKDSGGDATRIGLIVHKTRKQDFQVLAGSAGFLLASYALGGVGGVCALANVLGAQVCQLERLCLTGQWEEAQKLQHRLIEPNSAVTRRFGIPGLKKVMDWFGYYGGPCRAPLQALSPAEEEALRLDFTSNGWL
- the HOGA1 gene encoding 4-hydroxy-2-oxoglutarate aldolase, mitochondrial isoform X1; translation: MLRPQLWSCVRRGLRRGLSRGGRGWASGAGRKVDVAGIYPPVSTPFTATAEVDYRKLEENLRKLGTFPFRGFVVQGSTGEFPFLTSSERLEVVSRVRQVIPKDKLLLAGSGCESTQATVEMTVSMAQVGADAALVVTPCYYRGRMDSAALIHHYTKVADLSPIPVVLYSVPANTGLDLPVDAVVTLSQHPNIVGMKDSGGDATRIGLIVHKTRKQDFQVLAGSAGFLLASYALGGVGGVCALANVLGAQVCQLERLCLTGQWEEAQKLQHRLIEPNSAVTRRFGIPGLKKVMDWFGYYGGPCRAPLQALSPAEEEALRLDFTSNGWL